From Algoriphagus sp. NG3, the proteins below share one genomic window:
- a CDS encoding DNA-binding transcriptional activator, whose protein sequence is MAILTKINFLISLVFGFILLQSPQTGGLKFKGSEHPINQRTSYDVFGNKQITFLDHFELEFNLSLSTATEIGYILRIKNRENGRIFNLFYDGQGDHLIFKFNEEGKSNLIIANLDRDQLLNRQWSDVKISFDLTGQSITLSIDDKIFSTQKVTLVDTYQPMILFGKSDHIIDVPSFAIKDVSVSGKDSYDFPLLENEGNIVHDINGTPYGQVVNPDWLKNYAYHWKHQATFKSEAIAGANYHPKRNETYYYNRDSIWIYNVRSGQTYLRVFEQKNPVELILGTNFIDTIQNRLYTYEVYYENPNDGPTVASLDLDSYQWTEESYEQLPTQLHHHGSYLDHTDSTYNIFGGFGNMKYNKGFYSLDLNEKSWSKKEEFTGDVISPRYFSSVGYHAENNSLYILGGMGNESGEQSVGRQYYYDLYQVNLSDNEVTKLWEIPWNNDNVVPVRGMVLVNDSSLYTLCYPEHFSESSLRLYRFSLKDGSYEILGDSIPIRSDKITTNANIYFDKGLNNLYALVQEFDDDISSELKIYSLAFPAITKAELSNFPEEQKDNTSFIALLIGSGAIGLGFFLYHKLKTKSQVTEINPSENGDLFRIPKMEPKTKPNSIQLFGNFTVRDRKNRDITYMFSTQLKQVFCLILQYSISEDGISSQHLSHLLWPDRPADKVKNSRGVTINNLRKTLSELEGLELIHEKGHYKLILHETAYCDYVRFLEIISSHEVAAHRDEFTQIVSKGKFLYLSDDPLFDSFKEEAETKLEPILILEIEKTYSIESYHNTISLTESLFHIDPLNEIALVFQIKAMQKLKMNEEAAIAFRTFAIEYKRVTGKEFHRTFSGLTS, encoded by the coding sequence ATGGCAATTCTCACAAAAATTAACTTCCTAATCTCTTTAGTTTTTGGTTTCATTCTTTTACAGTCCCCTCAAACAGGAGGACTCAAATTCAAAGGAAGTGAGCATCCAATCAATCAACGCACATCGTATGATGTATTTGGAAATAAACAAATAACATTTCTAGACCATTTTGAACTTGAATTTAATCTTTCTCTTAGTACGGCTACAGAGATTGGATACATCCTTAGAATCAAAAACAGAGAAAATGGCAGGATCTTCAATCTGTTTTATGATGGACAGGGAGACCATCTAATTTTCAAATTTAACGAAGAAGGTAAAAGCAATCTCATCATAGCTAATTTAGACCGAGACCAATTACTTAACAGGCAATGGTCTGACGTAAAAATCTCATTTGACTTAACCGGACAGTCTATCACTTTATCCATCGACGACAAAATCTTCTCTACTCAAAAGGTAACACTTGTCGACACCTACCAACCAATGATTCTTTTTGGAAAAAGTGATCATATCATCGATGTCCCCTCCTTTGCTATTAAAGACGTTTCCGTGTCCGGTAAAGACAGCTATGACTTCCCTTTGCTTGAAAATGAAGGAAATATCGTACATGACATCAATGGGACTCCTTATGGCCAAGTAGTCAATCCTGACTGGCTAAAAAATTATGCCTACCATTGGAAACATCAAGCTACCTTTAAATCTGAAGCCATAGCTGGAGCAAATTACCACCCAAAAAGAAATGAGACATATTATTATAATAGAGATTCCATCTGGATATATAATGTACGGTCTGGACAGACATATTTAAGGGTATTCGAGCAGAAAAATCCCGTAGAACTAATTCTAGGCACTAATTTCATTGACACCATTCAGAATAGATTGTATACCTATGAGGTCTATTATGAAAACCCAAATGATGGACCAACAGTCGCTAGTCTAGACCTTGATTCCTATCAATGGACTGAAGAAAGCTATGAGCAACTTCCAACCCAGCTTCACCATCACGGATCGTACTTAGACCACACGGATTCGACCTACAACATTTTTGGGGGCTTTGGGAATATGAAGTACAATAAAGGCTTCTATTCTTTGGATTTAAATGAAAAATCCTGGAGTAAAAAAGAAGAATTTACAGGAGACGTGATTTCCCCCCGATACTTCTCCTCTGTTGGCTATCATGCGGAAAACAACAGTTTATATATCTTAGGAGGAATGGGCAATGAGTCCGGAGAGCAATCAGTCGGCAGGCAATATTACTATGACCTTTATCAGGTAAACTTGAGCGACAATGAGGTTACCAAACTTTGGGAAATCCCATGGAATAATGATAATGTAGTTCCTGTTCGGGGGATGGTTCTTGTAAATGATTCCAGCTTATACACCTTGTGCTATCCAGAACATTTCTCCGAATCATCGCTTAGATTGTACCGTTTTTCCCTGAAGGATGGCAGCTATGAAATTCTTGGGGATTCTATTCCTATCCGTTCGGATAAAATAACCACTAATGCCAACATTTATTTTGACAAAGGGCTAAACAACCTTTATGCCCTAGTCCAGGAATTTGATGATGATATCTCCTCTGAGTTGAAAATTTATTCTTTGGCTTTCCCCGCCATCACCAAAGCAGAATTATCCAATTTCCCAGAGGAGCAAAAAGACAACACCTCTTTTATTGCCTTACTGATTGGCTCTGGAGCGATAGGATTAGGTTTCTTTTTGTACCATAAACTGAAAACCAAATCCCAAGTTACAGAAATAAATCCTTCGGAAAACGGAGATTTATTCCGGATTCCAAAAATGGAACCTAAAACCAAGCCGAACTCTATCCAGTTGTTTGGTAATTTTACAGTTCGGGACAGGAAAAACAGGGACATCACTTATATGTTCAGCACCCAACTTAAGCAGGTTTTTTGCCTAATTCTCCAATATAGTATCTCCGAGGATGGTATATCCTCACAGCATCTTAGCCATTTGCTGTGGCCGGATAGGCCAGCCGATAAGGTCAAAAACTCCCGAGGTGTCACTATCAACAACCTACGCAAAACGCTCAGTGAACTGGAGGGGTTGGAATTAATCCATGAAAAGGGACATTATAAACTCATTCTACATGAAACGGCTTATTGCGACTATGTTCGATTTCTTGAGATCATATCCTCCCACGAAGTGGCGGCACACAGAGATGAGTTTACCCAGATAGTATCGAAAGGTAAATTCCTGTACCTGTCAGATGATCCGCTTTTCGATTCATTCAAAGAAGAGGCTGAAACCAAACTAGAGCCTATACTAATACTGGAAATTGAAAAGACGTACTCCATAGAGTCCTATCATAACACCATATCCCTGACTGAATCGCTTTTCCATATTGACCCATTAAACGAAATAGCTCTCGTTTTCCAAATCAAAGCCATGCAGAAACTTAAAATGAATGAAGAGGCAGCTATCGCCTTCAGAACCTTTGCCATCGAGTATAAAAGAGTCACCGGCAAGGAATTTCATCGCACGTTTTCCGGCTTGACCAGTTAA
- a CDS encoding DUF3823 domain-containing protein, with amino-acid sequence MKNITYLVLFALLALSSCGMFELDNYDLPDETLQGEVVDREIGEPILTDQGSEGIRVRLTELSWGDNATPNPDFFCMPDGTFQNTKLFEGNYNVRIDGPFIPLIREDERGVPLADETQTMDIKGVANVRFEVQPFLRVEWVKDPEVVNGKVRAQVRVTRGVSEEEFRSKIEPMGGYSNSFQNVTDIQLFVSYSSTVGYRARDERWSSQLEFSGTSFNSMLGETITIESNGTIPEGRMVFVRAAARINFDTPRGSGTRRWNYNEPRQVLVY; translated from the coding sequence ATGAAGAATATAACCTACCTAGTACTATTCGCGTTGCTGGCACTCAGCTCTTGCGGGATGTTTGAACTGGACAATTACGATCTGCCCGATGAAACCCTTCAAGGTGAAGTGGTAGATAGAGAAATAGGGGAGCCTATACTTACCGATCAGGGAAGTGAGGGTATTCGTGTCAGGCTGACCGAGCTGAGCTGGGGAGATAATGCTACACCCAACCCGGATTTCTTTTGCATGCCCGATGGGACCTTTCAGAATACTAAATTATTTGAGGGGAATTACAATGTCCGAATTGACGGCCCATTTATCCCTTTGATACGTGAAGACGAGCGCGGCGTGCCCCTAGCGGATGAAACGCAGACGATGGATATCAAGGGAGTGGCGAATGTCAGATTTGAAGTTCAACCATTTTTAAGAGTGGAGTGGGTCAAAGATCCCGAAGTTGTCAATGGGAAAGTGAGAGCTCAGGTAAGGGTAACACGAGGTGTGTCTGAAGAAGAGTTTCGATCCAAAATTGAACCGATGGGAGGTTACAGCAATAGTTTTCAGAATGTAACGGATATCCAACTGTTTGTCAGCTATTCATCTACCGTAGGCTACCGTGCCCGGGATGAGCGTTGGTCAAGCCAGTTGGAATTTTCTGGCACTTCCTTCAACTCCATGCTGGGAGAAACCATCACTATCGAATCCAATGGAACGATACCTGAAGGAAGGATGGTCTTCGTGAGAGCAGCTGCACGGATTAACTTCGATACACCAAGAGGAAGCGGGACCAGACGCTGGAACTACAATGAACCTCGTCAGGTCTTGGTTTATTGA
- a CDS encoding ATP-binding protein: MILNFSVQNFGPVKEKQILSFEADSSSHLEDQYVITTQSGIRVLKLGLIYGANASGKTTILRALDFLRDLVLEPEEKKTAQLKFSPFLFDQETPNLPSILSIEFIQKEIKYAYTVEFNKNAVLTEELTYFNPNKANIFKRTTDVENQFTEIKFGSKIPVDKVYKKTLESNTLWNNTVLGGYLKTNIQVDELRNVADWFENHLKRMVLTNTQLDSYILHKIDSEEIDTNDISRILRKADFNISDIKIDQNERPEFMELLQNRVYKNPDDFKEWVKRGKISFPKLEFEHTVDGSKYFLPFLSESQGTQRYFGFAGLLAMMIKGSVIFPIDELETSLHPDLYNHFILSFLMNTKSSQLIATTHNREILDNRDIYRNDAIWFTDKNESSATELYSLGDFDSSVIRNTSNVYNAYKIGKLGGVPHTGDFFIDLTHEK; this comes from the coding sequence ATGATACTCAACTTTAGTGTCCAAAATTTTGGGCCTGTTAAGGAAAAGCAAATCCTGTCTTTTGAAGCGGATAGCTCCTCTCATTTGGAAGATCAATATGTGATTACTACCCAGAGTGGAATCAGGGTTTTGAAGCTTGGTCTTATTTATGGTGCCAATGCCTCAGGGAAGACTACCATCCTTCGGGCGCTTGATTTTCTAAGAGATCTGGTCTTGGAGCCGGAGGAAAAGAAAACAGCGCAACTTAAATTTTCCCCTTTTCTATTCGACCAGGAAACGCCAAATCTCCCCTCAATTCTTTCCATTGAGTTTATCCAAAAGGAGATAAAGTATGCCTATACAGTAGAATTCAATAAAAATGCAGTCTTAACCGAAGAGCTGACTTATTTCAATCCGAACAAAGCCAATATCTTTAAGCGGACTACAGATGTTGAAAATCAGTTTACAGAAATCAAATTTGGAAGTAAGATCCCGGTAGATAAAGTGTATAAAAAGACACTGGAGTCAAATACGCTGTGGAACAACACAGTACTAGGGGGATACCTGAAGACGAATATCCAGGTAGATGAATTGAGGAATGTTGCTGACTGGTTTGAGAACCATCTCAAGCGAATGGTTTTAACAAATACTCAATTAGATTCTTACATTCTACATAAAATTGATTCTGAAGAAATAGACACGAATGATATCTCAAGAATCTTACGTAAGGCTGATTTTAATATTTCAGATATTAAAATAGATCAAAATGAACGCCCGGAATTTATGGAGCTATTGCAAAATAGAGTTTATAAAAATCCCGATGATTTCAAAGAATGGGTTAAAAGAGGTAAGATCTCCTTTCCAAAATTGGAATTTGAACATACAGTAGATGGTTCTAAGTATTTCTTACCCTTCTTATCTGAATCTCAGGGAACCCAGCGGTATTTTGGGTTTGCAGGACTCTTGGCTATGATGATCAAGGGGTCAGTTATTTTCCCGATTGACGAGCTGGAGACTTCCTTGCATCCTGACTTGTACAATCATTTTATCCTGTCATTCCTGATGAATACCAAGAGTTCCCAGTTGATCGCTACTACCCACAACCGGGAGATCTTGGACAATAGGGATATCTATAGAAATGACGCCATTTGGTTTACCGATAAAAATGAGAGTAGTGCTACTGAGCTCTATTCTTTGGGTGATTTTGATTCTTCTGTGATCAGAAATACCAGCAATGTATATAATGCTTACAAGATAGGAAAGCTGGGAGGTGTGCCCCATACAGGAGACTTTTTTATCGATCTAACCCATGAGAAATAA
- a CDS encoding TIR domain-containing protein: protein MPNPRAFISFDFDNNSGQKLYFVGQSINSRVPFTIQDWSSKMHLPQNQWEKLIREKVNKCNILIVLVGKNMSSAKGVSAEIAFAKEHNVPLFGVYVDGADSSSILPTGLQRNRTIIWNWKEIASAIEQCMTEGKNK, encoded by the coding sequence ATGCCAAATCCAAGAGCATTTATCAGTTTTGATTTTGATAACAACAGTGGTCAAAAACTCTATTTTGTGGGTCAATCAATAAATTCCAGAGTTCCTTTTACTATACAAGATTGGAGTTCTAAAATGCATTTACCCCAAAACCAGTGGGAAAAGTTAATCCGTGAAAAAGTTAATAAGTGTAATATTTTGATTGTACTTGTTGGTAAAAATATGTCATCCGCTAAGGGTGTTTCGGCAGAAATTGCTTTTGCGAAAGAACATAATGTTCCTTTATTTGGTGTTTATGTTGATGGGGCAGATTCAAGTTCAATTTTGCCAACAGGATTACAAAGAAATAGAACTATTATTTGGAATTGGAAAGAGATTGCAAGTGCAATTGAACAATGTATGACCGAGGGCAAGAATAAATAG
- a CDS encoding PDDEXK nuclease domain-containing protein, which yields MEIKKDIIIQIQSIVSNAQSKAIRAVDNERVLMYWQIGKIIFEEEQQGKGRADYGRYLIKTISETFQPQFGSGFSIRQLEMNRQFYRTFPNTNALRSQLSWTHYRTIIRIDNQDKREFYIAETEKNNWTARQLERQVNSQLFERLLMSNDVQAVLAVAREEKMPTDAKEIIKDPMVLEFLGLKREAAYYEKDLESAIITHLHDFLLEIGNGFSFVARQKRVHLEGDEFFIDLVFYNRLLQCFVIIEIKTTKLKHEDIGQLQMYVNYYDRYEKQDFENPTIGILLCADKNDAVVKITLPENNKTIIASKYQLYLPSEQQLIAEVKKEIEKLDSKENEK from the coding sequence ATGGAGATTAAAAAAGATATAATCATTCAAATTCAGAGCATTGTTTCCAATGCTCAATCAAAAGCCATTCGGGCAGTTGATAATGAACGTGTATTGATGTATTGGCAAATCGGTAAAATAATTTTTGAAGAAGAGCAACAGGGGAAAGGACGTGCGGATTATGGGAGATATTTAATAAAAACCATTTCCGAAACCTTTCAACCACAGTTTGGGAGCGGTTTTTCAATTCGCCAATTAGAGATGAACAGGCAGTTTTACCGCACATTTCCAAATACGAACGCACTGCGTTCGCAATTGAGTTGGACACATTACAGAACCATTATACGTATTGATAATCAAGACAAAAGAGAGTTTTATATAGCAGAGACAGAAAAAAACAATTGGACTGCCAGACAATTGGAACGTCAAGTGAATAGCCAACTTTTTGAAAGACTGCTAATGAGTAACGATGTGCAAGCTGTATTAGCCGTCGCTAGGGAAGAAAAAATGCCAACGGATGCCAAAGAAATTATTAAAGACCCTATGGTATTGGAGTTTTTGGGGCTTAAAAGAGAAGCTGCTTATTACGAAAAGGATTTAGAATCAGCCATTATCACACACTTACACGATTTTTTATTGGAAATAGGCAATGGGTTTTCTTTTGTGGCCAGACAAAAACGTGTTCACTTAGAAGGGGATGAATTTTTTATTGACCTTGTTTTTTACAACCGCCTTTTACAATGCTTTGTAATCATTGAAATCAAAACAACCAAACTCAAACATGAAGACATAGGGCAGTTGCAAATGTATGTAAACTACTACGACCGCTATGAAAAACAGGATTTTGAAAACCCCACGATTGGCATTTTACTCTGCGCCGATAAAAACGATGCGGTAGTAAAAATAACCTTGCCCGAAAACAACAAAACCATCATTGCCAGTAAATACCAACTCTATTTGCCTTCTGAACAACAACTAATAGCCGAAGTAAAGAAGGAAATAGAAAAACTGGACTCTAAAGAAAATGAAAAATGA
- a CDS encoding RagB/SusD family nutrient uptake outer membrane protein, producing the protein MKIRIILLLFSLVYISSCTDLDVSPPNVIGDETLMTSESGMDVYIAGMYSKMPFEDFKYMAQWGVEYNSWLGSLGIEGTGEAVNRDGISSAFTGERTPYWGRAFGLLREANYLLEKLPEYADAFPEVTYNHYLGEAYFVRAVVFSAMARRFGGVPLVTSVLRYPSDEGELEIPRSTEEETWDQVLADYNQAVELLQPTSPKVGYSNKYVALSFKSEAMLYAGSVAKYNETVPGRLTGTGLKTGVRVIGFDEATAQETSVRYFKEAYAAANEVINKGQYALYTRKWAPNDPEAQYQNMVDMFSDVTSTENIYVKQYDFPVATHGYDAYSAPFIFKAPLSAGTCPTLDFLELFEGFDRYPDGTIKVTNGATNTEGDYLMYDTPMEFFEDAEPRLRAYVIFPGDMFKNQEIEIRAGVYTGSEPIKPLFNDYSYATAETRYQQLPAYTQANKNLFLSAREGGSQELVTFQGEQITAAGANGPFFNNGESTLTGFYGRKWLNTDPSFEAGEGRSSQHFILMRYADVLLNAAEAGVELALAGEASPDGSDMLQVATAGINAIRERAGATLLTGMLTSDIEGRNIVRKERRKELALEHKTKWDLRRWRVQHYEERDGFWGETRDKEDFSMNSRYRFRGLYPFLSTESGKYFFDARFQWVSLKTFEYNIIDYYFAIPAGEVSKSPVIDQQPNR; encoded by the coding sequence ATGAAAATAAGAATCATACTTCTGCTATTCAGCTTAGTGTACATATCCAGTTGTACAGATCTGGATGTGTCACCACCGAATGTCATCGGTGACGAGACGCTTATGACCAGTGAATCTGGTATGGATGTATACATCGCTGGCATGTACAGCAAGATGCCGTTTGAGGATTTCAAATACATGGCTCAATGGGGCGTGGAATACAACTCCTGGTTGGGATCACTTGGGATTGAAGGGACTGGAGAAGCCGTGAACCGTGATGGGATCAGTTCAGCTTTTACCGGGGAACGGACACCTTATTGGGGAAGGGCTTTTGGCCTGCTTCGCGAAGCAAATTACCTTTTGGAAAAATTGCCGGAATATGCCGATGCATTTCCTGAAGTGACCTACAATCATTACCTCGGAGAAGCGTATTTTGTACGTGCTGTTGTATTCTCCGCTATGGCAAGACGCTTTGGTGGAGTGCCTTTGGTGACAAGTGTTCTGCGCTATCCTTCAGATGAAGGTGAACTTGAAATCCCACGTTCCACAGAAGAGGAGACTTGGGATCAGGTATTGGCAGATTATAATCAGGCTGTAGAACTACTTCAACCTACAAGTCCTAAGGTAGGTTACTCAAACAAGTATGTCGCACTTTCTTTCAAGTCAGAAGCAATGCTATATGCAGGAAGCGTTGCAAAGTACAATGAGACTGTACCCGGGAGATTAACCGGTACAGGTCTTAAAACCGGTGTGCGTGTCATAGGATTTGATGAAGCTACGGCTCAGGAAACCTCCGTGAGGTATTTCAAAGAAGCTTACGCAGCGGCAAATGAAGTGATCAACAAGGGTCAGTATGCGCTTTATACAAGAAAATGGGCGCCCAATGATCCTGAAGCTCAATATCAGAATATGGTGGACATGTTCAGCGACGTGACCAGCACTGAGAACATTTATGTGAAGCAATATGATTTTCCGGTAGCTACACATGGCTACGATGCTTACAGTGCTCCTTTTATATTCAAAGCTCCCTTGTCTGCTGGTACTTGTCCTACACTGGATTTTCTCGAGCTGTTTGAAGGGTTCGACAGATATCCGGATGGTACCATCAAGGTGACCAACGGTGCTACCAATACTGAGGGAGATTATCTGATGTATGACACACCTATGGAATTCTTTGAAGATGCAGAGCCGCGTTTACGTGCCTATGTGATTTTCCCCGGGGATATGTTCAAAAATCAGGAAATCGAAATCAGAGCGGGAGTATATACTGGATCTGAACCAATCAAGCCTTTGTTCAACGATTATTCCTATGCCACAGCTGAAACACGCTATCAGCAACTTCCTGCTTATACACAAGCCAATAAAAACCTATTCCTCAGCGCTAGGGAGGGAGGTAGTCAGGAACTGGTGACTTTTCAGGGAGAGCAGATCACTGCTGCCGGTGCAAACGGGCCTTTCTTTAATAATGGTGAAAGTACGCTGACTGGATTTTATGGACGTAAGTGGCTGAATACAGACCCTTCATTTGAAGCAGGAGAGGGAAGATCTTCCCAGCATTTCATCCTGATGAGATATGCGGATGTATTGCTCAATGCTGCTGAGGCAGGGGTGGAATTGGCATTGGCAGGGGAAGCTTCACCGGATGGCTCGGATATGCTGCAGGTAGCTACCGCAGGTATTAATGCAATCCGTGAAAGAGCCGGAGCAACCTTGCTGACCGGTATGCTGACTTCTGATATTGAAGGCCGGAATATAGTACGTAAAGAGCGAAGAAAAGAACTAGCGCTTGAGCACAAGACTAAGTGGGATCTACGCAGATGGAGAGTACAGCATTATGAAGAAAGAGATGGATTCTGGGGAGAGACCCGGGACAAAGAAGATTTCAGTATGAACTCCCGTTACCGTTTCAGAGGACTCTATCCATTCTTATCTACCGAAAGCGGCAAGTACTTCTTTGATGCCCGTTTTCAATGGGTAAGTCTGAAGACTTTTGAATACAATATTATCGACTATTATTTCGCCATTCCAGCTGGGGAAGTGTCAAAGAGTCCGGTCATCGATCAGCAACCTAACCGATAA